ATCAGAAGttggtgcaagtccagcctggacACTCAGAAGACAAATTAACTCCTATAATATCGCTTTCTTTACTTTTcctgttcagcaaagacagaaattcttcttctgtgtttttttagggaaatttactaactgcgcatgtcagagcggttctattctgaataaagccaggtgcatagaAAAGCACATCATGGTTGGATTAACTGTGCACCCATATTAACAGCACAATCcgattattttttgatttttaatcagaatatttttcaatctgatcatgaaattttgtgcatgtaaacattgaCCTTAAggtgttttatttcatgtttctcAACATTAAGCTATGATGCACATTTGCATCTTGatgccttttaaaaatgtattttgttttaaccTCTTCCTAGAACCGAACCGGTAAGTCTGGCCTAAGTCCAGCTAACCAGAACCGGCCACCCTGTGCACTGTTGGCTTTATTACTCGTTTGCCTTCTAATGCTACATTAAACCGTTTGGAGTTTTGAAGATTTCATCAATCTGAGGGTTCAAAACCTTCAAGACCTTTTAAGAttgttaaaaacagaaagctttGATGGGTCAGATCATAGTTCTGGTGAGACGTCCCGACCCACACAGACATTAAAGGTCATTTAAACCTGATGAATGACCTTCACCCAGCGGCCCAGCCACAGCTACTGATGCAGTCCATCTACCTTCTTGATGACGGGGACCTTGTTGTAGTAGCGAATGGAGTCTTTGCCCAGGAAGTCGAACTCCACCACGCACTCGTTCCCATCCAGCTGCTCGTGTAGCGTGATGTGCTCGACGCGCAGCGAGCAGCAGCCAACCGTGTCGGCCGtctctccctcctccttctcGTTTCCAGCCCTCAGGGCCAGCTGGTTCACAGCCACAACAGGAACGGTTTAACAAACACCTCAGCCACACTACAAGCACTCTAGTCTAATATAACAGAGCATTTGGTCCTTTAACATGATCAGAAAACGTGATTAAATGTAGACGAAGCTGCTGCGGCACCTTGTCTatgaagtacagagccacggcTCTCTGCCTGGTGACCATCTGTCTGGACCGGAGGTCCTGGAGGTACTCGTTACGGATGCTCTCCACGCAGGACTTCAGCTTCCGCGCCACCTCGTATTTCTCCCAGTCCTTCTCTCCCTGCATGTTTAGTTTGACGGGAAGGGAAACAAAGTGAGTGAGAAGGGGAGATGGAGACGAGGGAGGCCGGGTGAGGTAAAGGAGGCGCCGAGAAAAAATGGAAACCAGAATGGAGGAAAAGGGCAAAAGTAAAACACCCTGAaaatgaaatgttgaaaaacttcaaaataaaaggtcAATCTTTATGATACTATCATGAATAAATAGCCTGAAACAAAGACTAAAGCTTTGATAAAATTCTCATTACCTCCTGTTTGCTCCGGCTTCTCAAACGTGACGAAGAAACAATTAAACACTGTTATTACGATGGGAACAGCCGAGTAACAACATTTCCACATGAAAGACGGAACCGATGGAGGACAGAACCCAGAAAGAGCTGATTTATTGGCTCCGCTGGTGGTTTCAGAgaaaatctgcatttaaaacCTACAAATGATGCCCTGCAGGTAATATCAGCCCCATTAGATGACTCGGTTTTCTGATAAAAGTGCGTCACTGGGAAAAGGAAGTTATTTTTAAGCCCACTTTACGCTGCCGCTCCTAAATGCAATCAAAGGCAACCCGCCGCCTTCAGCAGTCAAGCAATTATTAAACTACACCTGAGGGTGATTTAAGTTTTCACCCATTCCTGACCTCAGAGGTTCTTTAGAGAACATCCATGGAGAACAAGGAGCCCAGCAGatgggtcagggaggaagttctggtccagttcagcCAAGAGTCCGGTGATAACTCTGGggcagctgcagagatccacagctcaggtgcaAGAATCTCTCGTTTTACAGCTACTAGTCGCGCACTCTGGCCTTTATGGCAGGAAGTCGTTGTTGTTGGAATAAAGACGCTTCGTTCAGATCAAAACAAATTTAACTGTTAGATCCCCAAGTTAGACACTAAAATTTACCGTAAAAAGACCAACTTCCCTgtgaaacacggcggtggcagcatcatgatgtggagaagcagagaaaacctgtcagaggctgcagGTTAAGGTTTgctttccagcaggagaaccaccctgaacatgcagccagagctattatgggatggtttaggTCAGAGCAGATTCATGGGTTGGaacgtcctagtcaaagtccaaacataAAAGTTGATGACCTGAAAACTGGAGTTCGCAGATGTTCTCCAGCCAATGTGACGGAGATCGAGCCGTTTTGGGAACGGTCTGTTTCTAAACGTTTGAAGCTGATAACAAAGATCAACTGCAGCAGGAGGGGGCAGAATATGCaagccgcacttttcagatttttatttgttaatgcTTCTGGAaacccttttccttccacttcccaaCTATGTGGCCATGTGTGTTGTTTTATGACATTAACTCCAGTAATATAAAtagtttttggttgtaatgtgaaaaatttAGAAAAGTTCAGGGAGTTTAATCACTAATGTGAGGTTGTATAAAAACAGGCGCAGTCTGAAGCAGACTGGGACGCTGGGTGACCAACCATCCCGTGCTTCTTAAACATTTAGatataaactgcagaaaactgTAACAACAGACTTGCTCTCATTTCTTTAAGCATGAAGAAAATTTAAATCTTTCAACATAGCAACTATTTTCACCCTTAAAATGGAGCTAACACAGTCTTTAGAAGTGCGGTTGCTGCGAGTAATAATAGCATATTGATACAGATGAGTTGATTTAGCGCCGCTTGCTGCAGAGCGACTACCTTCAGCTTGGAGTTAGCATTCAGCATAATGTATTTAATGGAGCCCTGGATGTTTTCCGTCCAGCTGGCCAGCCACGTCACGGTGTTGTCATGTCGGACTTCCTTCCAGTGGtgaccagcaggtggcagcggTGTGCTGGAGTCTCtgccaaaaacacaaacattaaggTGCAACTTTAAGCCTTATGCCACTTAATctcatgcttaaaaaaaatgtgcctggAGGAGGCGGAGCCGCATTTATGCCAACATGGCAGTTTCTCctgacaacaaaaaaacgtttCAACCAATAGTTACACTGATCAGACATTCAATGCAACACCCTCGTAGGACCTGAAGAGGGCGCCACACAGACGggtttagacacaaaagcaggattttaacaaaaatgcagtaatttgcgaaaataatgaccaggatatgtggACAGCACTATAAGACCACCAGttcattagtaaaaaaaaataaaaatagttgatTTGGGGGAgagttaccctttaaaaaaAGGTCATGGCTGCAACTTTTTCCATCCAAACGaaaagtttttcaaaaataatacagccacagaacatctggagtggtgcagaataaaaacactattttactgaaaaacaattcactcataaatctgttaaaaagtacgactttggttagcaacaaagctgctccgctcagtggatattaggagcattacagtacactggcactacctgaggacccctgagccgtctacagactgcctgactgtaatgtctaaactagaagtgcattcatgtcaggcagcctggagtacgcgctagcaacaataaacctagtaagttaattcaatataaagtttattttggcctgatgttagaaacagggcagattagtccagctactctgtcctcccacagagatggatggaGAGCTGTGGAGGTagaggagtgatattacacacttgggaagaatatttagtgcgccttatcgTCTGAAAATAcggtatataaataattgttttataaatttagACAGGTAAAATTTATACAGGTTTACTTCTGGCGGAGGGGGTGCAGGGGAGGCAACGGTGATGAACCACAGCCAGGAGATCGTTTATGGATCATTTTCAACACTTAAACGATGTAAAAGTGTCGGTTcagaaggaaaacatttttaattttaatatgtcctttaAAAGGACGCGTGTCTCGTTCCGTCTACATTGTGTCACTAAACCAAAGCGACTCACTTGCCACAGTTGATGATGACGTCTTCAGGCTGGATGCGTTTCTTCAGCATGCCCTGCTTGGGATGCTCGCCTCGTCCCCGGAACAGACCTGGAGGCTCGATCTTAAAGTTCCCGATCCGCTCTCTGTGGTGATCCAGCAGGCAGTAGCCATATTCATCCACTATTTTCTGATTGGCTTCTTTTAGAGCCTACAGCAAATATCAAAGTCTGAACTGTGAGTCCCTCAGAGCTTCAACGCTGAGACTAATCAGAGGAGGGAAGGACAAACGACAGATTACCTGTTTCTCCTCTTTGCTCAGGTTCTTCCTGGCTTCCACCTTGGCTTTGTGCATGGCGTGAATTTCACTGAAGTCACACTTCTCAAGGTCTTTAATCAGGGACCTCTCGTCAGGAGTCATTTCCTAGCAGCCAACAAAGGTGTTACACTGATTTATGTCCTCACCTGAGCATAGAGGTCACCGACTCCCTGGAGAAACTTTTAACATATAATTCTACATAACTGATCATAAAACCTATATTGTGCTGCTAAACTACCTTAACTCGAACTATAAGGCGCACgttaaatccttaaatcttctcaaaaattgatggtgctcCTTATTTATGATCACTGAtgtgtttactgactgattttatgtggtacaatgagctcataaatctgttaaaatgtgtaagtaagactttggttagcaacaaagccgctccgctcaatggatattaggagcattacggtacactgtgtcactacctgaggacccctgagctgtctaccagactgcctgactgtaatgtctaaactagaagtgcattcatgtaaggcagcctgtagtacgcgctagcaacaataatccggtgaatatatataaaagtttTATAAATTTAGACAGGTCCAGAATTTATTCAAATAGATTTAATAGTAAATCTATTTGAGCTTCAAATAGATTTTCATCTGGTTCCGATGCCAACGTCGACACAAAAGGATTCTGTGTGCTGCTAAACTTGCTGTAAATTTAAGTTACTGCAGCAGCTGTGCTCTCAGTATTAGACGTTATAGTTCTTCTAAATGGACTTCTCAGTTCTTTCAGTCCGTTACATTTGGTACTATAGTGATGTAATTTAGGGCAAAATTAGCTTAACGTCTAAAAGGTCCAGAGCACAGACTGTAGCATCACAGCAACCAGCTCTAAACCAATCCTAAAGTGTAACTCAACCTCATGTAAAAGCATTTCATCACCAGGCGCATTTAAAAGACTCCAAAGTGGGCGGGGATACGCGGGAACGGGaggagatgtgttttttttttttttttttagatggagctgcttttatgatccacagcagcagagctaccgACGTCACTCTTTCTGAATTACGTCACAGCGACCAAAACCAAAGTTAATTTATCAACCAATAGCAATACAGATTTAAAATTCAATGCCAGACCATCACTCAATGCTAGGAGGCGCCACACGGATGCAGGGTTTCATTAAATATGCACTAACTTGTccaaataatgaccaggatatgtagacagcactatTAGAAAACCCTGTTATCAGTTTATTGGCAGAAAATGTTGATTTGGGGGCAAGTTTCCCTTTAAGGTAACATCAGGATGCAGAGACGGCACCAGTTTATTACTCAGGTTCTCCATGATGGAATATCCTGAGTAGTTTCTAAGATCACCTTCTGTCATCAACAAATGAAGAAGTGTCAGAGTTGGGTGGAACATACATGCTTTagccaaaagtattcacgccgGTGGATTAGGAATGGGAGCTCACTGAAGTTTAGACCAGAGTCAAGGCAGGGGAGCGAATACTTTGGCAGCGTTCAAAATGAGCAACGTCATGACAAAGTGTGCCTAATTAAGTGGCCACTACGGGGCGGTTCTAATAACCTCCAGGCACTGCTGCAGTTCAGCCGCCATGACGGCTCCGTTCAACAAACCACTGATTCCTCATAATAAAGCTCTTCACATCTATTTACACAGTAAGCACTTCTATTTCTATGCATGTTAGAAGATGAGATGCAGGAACAGTTAAAATGAGCGTTGTGCGGACACGCAGGCTAAGCATGAATGACAGCAGGCGGTGGGCGGGCACCGAGGGCAGTGGAGCGAGGAGGAGGTTTTTCCGGCTATAATAAAACACCATAATTGGATTTGTTCATCTGCAGGGAAGCTAGTTGTCTGGATTAGCATATCAATGCTTTCACATAAATCGTGTTTTCAAGAGCATTGAGCATTAAGCAGCACCAAATTAATTCGCATGATATGCCTGGAGGTTGGCACGATGTTTTCTCTACAGGGAGACGGCGAGTTCTGCACGCTCAGCTCCGCCTACGGACAGACAGAGGCCGCTCTGAGCCTCATCAGCAACCTAATGCTAGATCTACGTGTTATAGAAGCTGCACAGGTCTGAGGTTGGGGGGGGTCGTACCTTCCTCCAGTCTTTGAAGAAGTTCTCACGGAACACCTTCTTGGTTGTGTATTCGTGGTCCAGCATCTGGGCGAAGAAAACTGCCACCTCCTCGGCGGCCGGGCTCAGCTTCACCTTCTCTCCTGAACAGAACCAGACGTCTGGCCTTCAGTTTCTCTTTAAGGCAGCAGCTCTGAAGGAAACTGCAGCGCGTGGAGAGCTGCCGGACTAATGTGTGCAGCGCTAGACCCAAAGACGTTCATCCTGCCTGCAGGACGCCGGATGAACGGATCAAACCCGCTCCTGTTACGCGCCGTCGTGGCCAGGCGTGGTcacctgaaccagaaccagaacctttaggCCCGTTtaccagggttcctacagcgtaaggcaagttaaattcaagactttttaagactttttaatgccacttgaaataaaaagttaagaccaacttcacgataaacaagataaacctggttgcgacaacttcacccaaatgtttattttaacataaaccattactttctggctcagtagacatgttaaagattttgaaaaacattccatataggaagaaagctaaaaaaaaaaacccacaaattacagatatatttttaacaactactgaactgaattcacaaactttgttttgttccctactaaaataaactataaatcagtgccaactctttttcacagttatggtccggccgcaacagtttttattggttccgctatcgggacgaaaccaataatggttacattgagccgttcggtaaatttaaaaaaatataattgtatcaattattttactgtttggtaaggattacaaaaataaaatcctatatATGAcgtggtaacaattttaagacctaagaaagactgatttaagacattttaatgccaattaaggccttagttttaagttacagaattcaatgccttttaagactttttaaggatccgcaggaaccctggtttacactacacttttttaaccgagctgaGCCGAGCcgagtctgagcttggatcagttaaccaggccaagacgaccgtttacacaccacactatcccggttccttggttgctcctcgcctcctagtggtgatctgcggtactgctgctctctgggattgaaggaggaaGCAGCAAATCAAAACAGCAGCGCCTGtgacattcaggatgttatgcttgatattgtgatatttcggtgtttgcggagagtcaggggaagaagattggtgaatttatttgagagagtcggcttttgagacgtggatgagacaaacaaacgtctaatgaggatttacagacgcaggaaacaacgacagacactgaggttcatcacactgctaagcagaaaatcatctctggaaatagTGTgacacggtaaggaagctagtattattatgaatgtctgaaatttgtctgaatggagtgtgaatcgggacgcgcagccagacacgccggaaaacccgcagacagtcagctgactgtaaggagatgacgcagtctgctcatgcgctcctcgttatcaggtaaccaggataaaaaaaaacagtctgagacctgctcaggaactggtctgcagttagcgcggtccggttatgtttagcgcggtccggttcagtctgctgaccgtttacacacaagagttatctcggttactgagctcggactggtctcggctcggttaaaaaagtggaaACGGGCCTTTAGAGTAAACGTTGCAGGTCACCGTGGTCCTGCTAACGTCTCCGTCTCGTTACGACTATTTTAAAAACGCGTTTAGAACGACCAGACGGTTCCGTGAACACTTTAATGTCCTGTCGGGAGATCTGAGGTTCTGGAAAAACCCGTTTGGGTCCATTGAGAATGTTAAAGCTCAACAGACTTGGGTTTAGGAAGCCAGAGGAAACTAGGATAATGTGCTGCGCTTTGAAGCTCTCTGGGGAATAAAGATGCTGTAAGTCCTGCTAACTGCAGACAGGAGGAAACGGTGTCAGACGTTAAAAGCTCTGCATTCTGACCCCCCCCCAGGTCTGCAGCCTCTCAGCAGGAGAAAAGCTCGCTGGCCTGTAATGATGATAACTGCTCTGAGCGGACCTTTATAGAAGAAGTTAACGCTGTCGGGGAGAGGCTGGTACTCAGGAGGGAAGTAGGGCCCTTTGTGTTCCAGGAACTTCCATTTGACTCCATCTTCATACTTCTCTTCCTCCCACCTGGCAAAAAGCAACAGCGTGAGAAAAGCAGGAAGCAGGCGTGTCACGGCAGGATGAAAAGGGCAGGATTTCAAAACCATCTCCAGCGgttctgctcctcctcttccttcttttttatcttcagccGTCTGGCTTCTTCTATCTCTTCCCTCGTCTTCTTGGCTCTTTTGGACACTGGATGCTCTGCTTCCTCTTTCTTGACCGTCTGGGCAGAGATAAACACTTAAGATGTGGGTTCAGACGCTTCCACTGTCTGTAGAGATGGAGGAAGATTACAGGAACACCTTTACCTTCTTCTCCCTTTTCTTCTGGGCCTTTCTCTTCTCAGCTTCCCCTTCATCCTCTTCTTCATCGCTAAGGTGCCTTTTTCTCCGCTGCACCGGTAAGCTGCAAGTGATTTAAAAACCGAGAAgtgtaataaaaatgtttaaataaaaggtaaaaagcCAGCTAGACTTACGTAGAGGATACGGCTAATTGTGCAGATTCTTCCGCCGGCTCTTCTTTCACCCTCTTCCTCttcaaaccttttttctttgcagTGAAGTCTTGATCCGGCGGCTCTGATTTCACCAAGTCACTGATCACACAGAAAATAACAGGATTTATTTCTCTGAGCACCAGTCCACACAGTTTGTAGCTTCAATAAGTCACACATTTGGGTTAAAACGATCAGATTTATTACAAATACTGGAGCCTTAGGTCTTAAAATACCATTTCAACAATCACATAAGTagagttttcattttattcctcTGAGACTTCATTTAACATTATAAGATGAATGTATTTCATGTTAATTTGATATTTCAAAGAGAAGATTCATGGCAGCTTGATTTTCACCATTTGCAACatgaccaacacaaaatagttaattatggcataaaataaaaacaataagcaCACAAAGATTTACTGAACACAAGTACTCACTCATTACTGGCATAATTAAACATCATGGAAACAGTCCTGGCAATTATATAATCACAGCTTTTAGACAattagcttttaattttcacagctaagaagaaaataaatcgaTGGGTACGGcaagaagaaaacgttaatgcTGATCAGGCAGCTGTAGACCTGAGACACGGTGTAACGCCGTCATAAAGGGCTGGGAgggaacagacagaaaaaagctAAAAGGCACATAATTGTCAAATTGGTTGCTGAAGTCCAGCCTGACGCAGCGACTGCTGCCCCTCCACCGCTGATGGCTTCAGATGGACGTAATGAGCCTCCATCAGATGTTTGGCTCTCTGGCTCTCTGGTTCTCCCTCCACAGCGGACCAGCTCAGACACACAAACAACGACAGAAACTCTACGTTGTCTAGCCAACGAAAATAAAACCTGCTACTGAAATTAAACTAAGAGGCAGGAATGTAACAAAACCTTTTAACAATGAACCAGAATTAAGGACAAAATGTTTTCAGGGCAAAGCATCCTGATGAGAGCAGACCGACGCCTTAGAGCAACCAGTTATATCGTATTTTCCTACAACAGGAAGTAGAATCGCTGTTGAATCCTCTAAAGTAGATCAGCTGGTTTCACCCAGAAACTCTGGTCAGACCTTAAACTTCTGCACCAGTTAAACTGAATAAACGTGTCCTTTAATACTAAATTCAACATGAATTATAGATATGATTTAGAGACAAGCAGCCAGATGCTGACACCTGGATCAGAGGTTCCCTCTGCAGCTGTCGGGCTTATTAAGGTCATTAGGAATAAGACAACGATCTTTATATCGTCACAAAAACTCAACCTTTGTCCAGCTCTCCAGGTCTAAGCTGTTTCTGATAAGCTCTAAtgagaataaataaaactggagcGGTGCTAAAAAGTGACCAGTTCCTTTGGCTTTTACAGTCTGTGGTTCTAACAGCTTCGTAGTTCTCCAGGccttagccccccccccccccccccctgcagagAACCACTGAACCAGAACATTTACCACCTGAAGCTCTGAAGGGGATTCTCCTCTGAAATGTGGCTTATCACGGCGGGTTTAGGTTAAATCTACATCTTCTAAATGATCCGCTAACGGCCCTGAAGGAGCGGCGCTGTGAGACGGATTAGCCGCAGCAGGCCTCCGGCCAGAGTCCGCCACTGAGGCTCCGCCCTGCTGAGGATGCAGAGATGAAACCGTGCACGCTCATTCATTACCTCCATGACAGGCCACACattcctcctcagcagtcagattTAAGTTTAGACACAGCTTAACGCATTATACAGAGTGAAAACGTCTTTGTTCCACAAACATCTCCATCTCCTTGGCAGGGAGAAACTAAGAATCAGACATagtttaataatcccagagggaaattacttagaAGAGGGGCAGCGTAATCTTCTGGCTGCTCGTTGTCGGCCTTTAGCATCTTTTAGCGTTAAAACTGGTTCCCTACCTGGAACTGCTGACCGGCTCCAGGCTCTCCACCTCAGGTGTCTTCACCTGTAAGGAAGACGGTGAATTAAAGCTCAACAGACCATAATATGTTCACAATGTTCTGACCAACGTTCCACGGCTGACCGTGTTGCATCGCACTTTAACTCGTGTTGCAGTGTTTTATCGTCTAACAGAAAAGCTTCGTTTAAAAGCTGGAAGCTGCACTGCCGCTTTAAAGCTCTATGGCAAAACAACTCGACATAAAATGACGTCATGCGTCTCCGTAAAGGCTACTGCTGATTCACTGTAAgataaaaacagacagaaatgaGGCTTTTACCTTCTTAGAGGACCCGGCAGAGCTCTTCTTCTCTTTGGACTTCGCTGACTTCAGACTATTTAGCAGAACATGAGGACAGAAGAAGAATGTGAGGAAAAGATGCTGTTAACCAGACTTTGTGGCCTTTATCAGGGAAAACCAGCTTGATTCTGGCTTTTATTATCCTTCAGCACCAGCCCTGGGTTTAAATCAAACATATATAGTGTTAATTCTGTCTGCTCATCCAAAAAcctgcttgttttaaagcatccCTGGTTGATCCTGGTCACCTCCTGCAGGTGATAAGCAGGTTTTGCACCAACAACCTCAGCTGCGCTCAGTTTTAGGGAAACAGTCCCACTTGCTCTCATGAATTAAAACGGTCTAATGCTGCCTAAACATCATTAGATGTGCAGTTTATTATAAAGTACGCACAATTAAAAAAGTTGATGACAGCAAAATGTTTCGcttctctgtttttaaaataatttctgtgtTTAATTTGAGTTAAAtgaatttttgttttcctctagaAAATCCTGGCAACATTTCCTCCCAggtgcaaataataaaaatcatccTTTCAAACTTTTATGTGCAGAAAGCGATTAAGTCAGAGAAAATAAttaagaaaactaatttcaacgCAGCACAAAGAGGTGAGGAATAAATGTTTGCTGAACTAATCCTGATCTTCAGCCACAGCTTCCATGCGTCCAGGTAGGCGCTCCACCTGTCTTTCACCTGATTGGCCAATCAGAACCAATCAGAAGGCGGTAAAGCAGGAGGTGAGGAATGGGACGGCAGTCACAGCTGCTGAGGTCCAGACTGAAAACACCTGCAGAACAAACGGATGTTTTCCTCCCACCAATGATCCAAATCACCTTTTGCTGATTAGAGAAATTCATTTCTAGGATTTAAGAAATTTAACCGTCTGAATTCTGAGGAGATCTGATGTTAGCGCCACCTGTTGGTGTTTGTTCGCCCTTTAAACGGTTAGTCTTTAGTCCTGTTCTGTGAGCCATCAGCAGGTTAAATGTGTTTTAGTCCTGAAATCAGCAGGAACCGGTTTGTTGGAGGAACTGCAGGTCTTGTGAAGCGGATCCTCAGCTGTAGAGGTCTGGGACAGTCGTCCTGCTGACTGACACAGAACTTTGCTCACTAGAAATTGTGGGTAAAATAAATTAGCTAAATAAATTAGTACCAGAACTGTTCCTCCAGGTTAACAAGAAACAGAGTCACTGATTTGATATTTTTATCATCCATATCATCCACTTCCAGCCGACCGGCATTCTGAGGATTACAGTCTGCTCTGTGTTTCTCACCTGAAGCCAGAATAACGCGCAGCGTGAACCAAACTGATACTTTGAGCTTCAAACAGAGCTTTAAAGGTGTTTTAGCTGATGTCAGCCTCTCTGCCCTCATTTTAGAAAATGTCTCCACGTTAAGCGTCAGATTAACGCACGCCTCCCAGGGCGGACGTGACATGAGCTACTCCACGCTACGGTCATGTGGACTTTATGTTTCTTTTAGCTAAATCTGAGTCCATGACGGAGGCATTAAGCCGAGAACGACTTCTGCAGCCAACCAGCATCACTAATTCAGTCAGAGAGCCGTGAAATACGACCAAGCTAGCCGTCAATAAGCCGCCTGCTGTGTGGTGGCAGCGCTGCTTACAGGTGTCTATTCATCCCTCTGCTCTCATCAATTACACGAGCCGATGACAGATCATTCTGCTTTCATTTGTCTGCTCACATATGCATGGCAATAAACGCATTTGATATCaaagtaaattaatttattcatatGAAGATGGAGTATGCGCTGCGTAATGAATGGAGGCTCTCAGCGCCACCAGCCTTTCTGACAGTGAAGCATTCTCTGCGTCTTCACGTTTAGCAGCATATAAATGATCTTATTTATCAGCGTTTCAAGCACATAGCCTCTAAAGTTAATTTGTCTCCACATCTGAACAGCCTGAGCGGCAACATGGATGTGAAACTGGGCTTTGATGTGAAGATACGGAACAGATGttggatgagctgcagaaagATCA
This genomic stretch from Fundulus heteroclitus isolate FHET01 chromosome 2, MU-UCD_Fhet_4.1, whole genome shotgun sequence harbors:
- the zgc:173742 gene encoding DNA topoisomerase I, mitochondrial isoform X1; amino-acid sequence: MGSENDAKGDAKTKQKGTTLKRLSDRKSSASGGDVMKNSLKSAKSKEKKSSAGSSKKVKTPEVESLEPVSSSSDLVKSEPPDQDFTAKKKGLKRKRVKEEPAEESAQLAVSSTLPVQRRKRHLSDEEEDEGEAEKRKAQKKREKKTVKKEEAEHPVSKRAKKTREEIEEARRLKIKKKEEEEQNRWRWWEEEKYEDGVKWKFLEHKGPYFPPEYQPLPDSVNFFYKGPLRAVIIITGQRAFLLLRGCRPGEKVKLSPAAEEVAVFFAQMLDHEYTTKKVFRENFFKDWRKEMTPDERSLIKDLEKCDFSEIHAMHKAKVEARKNLSKEEKQALKEANQKIVDEYGYCLLDHHRERIGNFKIEPPGLFRGRGEHPKQGMLKKRIQPEDVIINCGKDSSTPLPPAGHHWKEVRHDNTVTWLASWTENIQGSIKYIMLNANSKLKGEKDWEKYEVARKLKSCVESIRNEYLQDLRSRQMVTRQRAVALYFIDKLALRAGNEKEEGETADTVGCCSLRVEHITLHEQLDGNECVVEFDFLGKDSIRYYNKVPVIKKVFKNLKLFMENKEPGDELFDRLNTALLNKHLSSLMPGLTAKVFRTYNASITLQQQLKELTNKSDNVAEKLLSYNRANRAVAILCNHQRAAPKTFEQSMANLQAKIDARKEQLALAKTELKQAKKEAKSKGDPKLQSLVERKKAAVKRCEEQLLKMEVQATDREENKQIALGTSKLNYLDPRISVAWCKNMDVPIEKIYNKTQREKFAWAIDMTEADFEF
- the zgc:173742 gene encoding DNA topoisomerase I, mitochondrial isoform X2; amino-acid sequence: MGSENDAKGDAKTKQKGTTLKRLSDRKSSASGGDVMKNSLKSAKSKEKKSSAGSSKKVKTPEVESLEPVSSSSDLVKSEPPDQDFTAKKKGLKRKRVKEEPAEESAQLAVSSTLPVQRRKRHLSDEEEDEGEAEKRKAQKKREKKTVKKEEAEHPVSKRAKKTREEIEEARRLKIKKKEEEEQNRWRWWEEEKYEDGVKWKFLEHKGPYFPPEYQPLPDSVNFFYKGEKVKLSPAAEEVAVFFAQMLDHEYTTKKVFRENFFKDWRKEMTPDERSLIKDLEKCDFSEIHAMHKAKVEARKNLSKEEKQALKEANQKIVDEYGYCLLDHHRERIGNFKIEPPGLFRGRGEHPKQGMLKKRIQPEDVIINCGKDSSTPLPPAGHHWKEVRHDNTVTWLASWTENIQGSIKYIMLNANSKLKGEKDWEKYEVARKLKSCVESIRNEYLQDLRSRQMVTRQRAVALYFIDKLALRAGNEKEEGETADTVGCCSLRVEHITLHEQLDGNECVVEFDFLGKDSIRYYNKVPVIKKVFKNLKLFMENKEPGDELFDRLNTALLNKHLSSLMPGLTAKVFRTYNASITLQQQLKELTNKSDNVAEKLLSYNRANRAVAILCNHQRAAPKTFEQSMANLQAKIDARKEQLALAKTELKQAKKEAKSKGDPKLQSLVERKKAAVKRCEEQLLKMEVQATDREENKQIALGTSKLNYLDPRISVAWCKNMDVPIEKIYNKTQREKFAWAIDMTEADFEF